The following nucleotide sequence is from Barnesiella viscericola DSM 18177.
GCCAGGCTCTCTCTGTACCGTTGTGCAAAACCCGAGTTCCGGTCTATGTTGTTCTCGACGCTCTTGCGTCGGGACGAAGAGAAACGTCCGTGGCATCTGGCCGTCAAGAGCAATCTGCTAGTTCTGGCAGCTACCGTAGCCAATGCGGGTGTCGAGGTGGAGCTATGGTCTCACGGAACTCTGGATATACCGGTATTTTATTCGCCATACGACCTTACTCCCACACGCAAGTTGCGTGTATTGGCTACCCAGCCCGAGTTGCGGTGGTGGCCGGGCTCGGTGATGCAGGGCCATTTCGTGGGACTTCATACTCATGTGGTCGGGTTCAATGTGGCTCTCAACGACAAGGGGCGCTACCAGGACCCCAACCATGCTCTGTGGGGTATGGGAGTGAGTTATGGTTATGCTCTTTCGTGGGGCAAATCGAAGCAGTGGGGAGTGGAGTTTACTCTTGGTGTCGGGTTTGCCGAATATGATTACGATGTGTATCGGAATCGACCCGATGGGCCTCTGTTCAAGTCGGGCTCCGATTGGTATTGGGGGATTACCCGGGCAGGTATCAGTTTGTCGTACAAGTGGGCTTTTCCTCGTAAAAGGTAAGAATAGAGATGTGTGGGAGAGCAAAGAGACTGATAGGTAAGATGATACTCGCTTGTCTCGTGGCAGAAGGAATATTGGCCTGTGACCGGACGATTCATGAGTATCCCCGTTCGACCGATGTAGTGGTGCTGGTCGAACTGAATGCCGACCGCACGCCGCCTGTATATTACAAAGGGTTGAACTATAATGAGAAGGGCGAATATTTTGAAGAGGAGTTGACCCCCGAACCATCGCGGGCTTATGTGCCCGATGAACGCCTGTGTACACGATTTGTTGTCGAACTGTATCGGCTACCTTCGGCCAGTGCTACGGTGGATAAGGGGCTATTGTACGAACGGCGCGAGATAGTTGCCGACCGTTTGGCACAACCGCCTCAGGACACGTTGGCCTTCCATGTGCCCGAGGGATATTACCGAGTATTGGCCTGGGGCGATTACACGCCCGAAACCCAGACAGGAGATTGGCACTATGATACCCATCGGCTGAATGCAGTGAAGGAGAATGTCGACCAGACGCTGCAAGTCAATCACCACAAGAACTCGGCGGCAGGCAGTTGCGACTTTTCGGTTATGTCGAATCGTCGTGGCAATGAGGTGTCGGTAGGGATTGTGGGGAATCTCGCTTCAATCACTCCGGCCGGCGACCCTATCGTGACGGTCCACATGGAACGACCTTCGGGACGTTTTCGTCTGTGGGCAACCGATTTGGAGGAGTTTTCCAAGAAGAGAGCGCTGTCGGTAAACGATTTGCAAATCAAGATTGTTTATAAGCAGTATGTGAGCGTGGGGTATAACGTGGAGACATCGACCCTCAACGCGTTTATCGAGTCGCGCGACATGGATATGACCCCGGTAACGGTGGCCGACGACGGCTCTCTGCTGCTGGCCTATGACTATGTGCTCACCGACGATGGTCGGGAAGATCATGTGCTTATCGATGTGTTTGTCTATGACGAAAATGGCGATGAGGTGAACCATTACCAGAATATCGATGTACCGTTGTACCGTAATCGGGAGACTGTCCTGAGAGGTCCGTTCCTGACTCAAAACGTGGGCAGCGGCGACATCGGTATCGACGATGGCTTCGATGATGAATTTGTCGTGGTGATACCCGATTGAGAAGGATATATACAGTTAATCATTATATAAGATTTTGTTATGAACAAGAGTTGTTATCTGATAGGAATAGCGTTGCTGGGACTGGCAACCGGCTGTTCCGAAATGACGGAAGAACCCGGGTTGAATCCGCATGGCGATGTGATAAGCCTGCGATTCGAAGTTCCCGAGGTGATGCAAGTGACACGTTCCATGCCGGGGACCAACAGTGCCTATGGAGGCCTGACAAATGTGGATTGGAGTAAATACGATCTTCGTTATCAGGTGGCGGTCTACACGGAAGACGGTTCGACGCAACTTGTCGCACCGCAGGTTCAGACGGTCGACACCTATGGACCGGTGGCTTTTGAATTTAGGCTCACTCCCAACAATACCTATAAGTTTGTGGCTTGGGCCGACTATGTGCGGCAGGGCGAGACGGCTGACTTGCATTACAATACGGCCGATTTCACTCGTATCGCAATACAAGATGCTCCGGAGGCTCAGTTGAACGACGAGAGCCGCGATGCCTATTTCTTCTCCAAGAATATTGCGGTGTCGCAGACCTTCGGGGAGACCATGACGCTGAAACGCCCCTTTGCCAAGTTGCGGGTAGTGACGACCGATTGGGGCGCCGAAGGTATGTCGATGCCCGATAACTTCAAGGTGGCTTATCACGATTGTACCCGGTTTGCCGAGTTGAATGCCGTTACCGGCGAGGCTGCGGGCAGTGCCGATGCCGACGTTGCTACGGTCTATACGGCGGCTCTCGCACAGGACGAGGCGGGCGACAAGCTCTATGAAGGGGGCTATGACGCTACCGCCGGAAACCGTACCCTGCTTGTCGATTACCTCATTGCCGGTGATGCCCAGCAGGCTATCCATTTCAATGTAGAGATGCTCAAAGGCGACGCTCCTATCGTGGAGAAAGATTTCACGACCAATATCCCCATACAGCGCAACTACCTCACCACGGTTCTGGGTAACTTGCTTACTGTGGGCGGCAGTGTGACCATCGACATCGACGAGGGCTTTGTCAACGGGTGGACCGACGGACAGGAGTGGTGGAGCGCTTCGCCGGTGACCCCGGTAGAACCGGCCTGTGACGAGATCCGCAATGCCAGCGGTCAGGCGGTGAGGACCTATCACATCTACACGCGTGAAGAGTTTGCCTGGTTGCCCGACCACATCTACGACATGGTTACCGAGAGCTATACCGACGACCAGGGTGCCGAGCAGCGGAAGGCTGCGGTGACTACGATTCTCATCGAGAACGACATCGATATGAGCGGTGTGGACTGGAAACCCATCTATACGACCGGCGAAAATACCTATACGGTCGACGGTCAGGGTCATGTGCTGCGCAATTTCTCGATGAACGGGCAGTTCGGTGCCGTGTATGAATACAAACTGGGGCCCTTCGTATTGGGTACCTATCATGCTTATACCGGTGTGTGGGGTAAGTTCGAAGGGGTGATGAAGAATCTGACCTTCGAGAACATTACCATCAACGGCCTGGCCAACAGCGAGGTCGATGTCGATACCGAAGGTAACCCCGTCGACCACAGTCAGGAGTATGCCTACTTTGCCGGTTGCATCGGTTACACCGGAGCCAATTACAGTACGGTGGTCAATATCGAGAATGTGCAGGCCCGTCACGTGCGCATCAGAGCTTCCGACGGTTTGCAGACTCAGAATGTAGGCGGTCTCATCGGTTGGATCGGTGTGGGCGGCGGTAATACCTGGTTGAAGGATTGCTCCGTCGACGACATCATGATAACCGGCTATCAGGCCGGAGGTCTGGTCGGTCAGGTGGTTGGCGGCCGCGGTGTAGCCTTTACCCGGTGCAGTGCCGAGAATGTGACCTTGCGCATGCGGGGCTTTGCCAGCACGGGCATTTCGGGCTTCATCGGCCAGTTCAACGACGGTGCCGGCTCCAAAATCGAGCAGTGCACCTACCCGACGAATGTGCGCTACCTCGACGATGAAACCGGGCTCCCCGACGAGAGCTACAAGCCCGACAGCCCTTACTACGGCTATTGCAGCTATGGCAAGGATACGCCAACCATTGTCGAGTAATCAAGACGAATCATGGATACGAGAAACCCCGGCTCATGAAAGCCGGGGTTTCTCGTATGGGGCAGCCTCCGAACGTTTTTACGATGGGCAAGCGGTTAGAAATTCAGGTTTACACCGGCCATGACCGTCGCTTTGGGCATGGGGTAACCGGCGTTGATTTCGTAGCGTTGGGCCAGCAGGTTCTCACCTCGGGCCCACAGGCCGAGCCAGCGGTTCACGCGGAACGAGGCGTTGAGGTTCCACAGGACAAACTCTTCGGTCTGGCTGTTGCTGCCCACGGCGGTATAGAGATTGTCGATGTATTGCACGCCGGTAGAGACGGTCCACCGTTTGTGGGTGTATTGGGCACCGGCATAGAGTTTGTGCTCGGGAGCACCCACCACGGGATTCTCCATGTGCAGATAGCTGTAATTGGCCTCGACCGACCAGTGCGGGTCGATGCGATAGCTCACCTCGGCCTCCACGCCGCAGTTGTCGATTTTGCCGGTATTCTGGTTCAGCATACCCGTACCGTTGGGGTTGGGCAGCGTGACGATGAGGTTCTTGCCGTCGATGTAGAAGAGGTTGATGCCATAGGCGATGCGGTTGTCGAGCAGGTGCTGGGCAAAGGCCAGTTCGTAACTCCACATCGACTCGGGTTTCAAGTTGGGGTTTTGGGGCGGGAACATGTACATCTCGCGCAGAATGGGGTAGCGGAATCCCTTTGCCGCCGAGGCTTTCAGCTCGATGGTGCGGGGCAGGTGGAACGAGAGTCCGGCTTGCGGTACCCATTCGGTCCCTATCCGCGAGTGGTGGTCGATGCGCACGCCGGCATCGAGGGTGAGCCATTGTTGTATGTTTTGCCGGAAGTCGACATATCCGGCCAGCTCGTCCTCGTGCTTGTCGACCAGGTCGCTCGTCGTGCCCGCCTTGTCGCCGCTCACGAACTTGTTCCAGGCATGGCCGCCGTAACGGAACCAGTCGAAGCCGAAGGTGATGCGGTTGCCCGGGAAGAACCGGGTGCTCTGGTAGAGCGACAGACCCAGCATGTTGTCGAACGAGAGGAAGCGGCTCTCTTGCGGGTCCTCGCCCAGCGAGGGGGTGTAACCGTCGTTAATCCAGTGGTTACCCCAGTTGTAGAAGAAGCTGGCGGCTCCCGATGTCTTTTCATATTTGTTTCCTACGGCAAACGAGGTCATGCCGCGGGTGATGCGTTGGTCGCCTTCGAGCAGCGGAGCACTCACCGGACCCGGGTAGGAGGCGTTGAAGTGGGTCACGTTCACGTCGCCGCGCAGGTTCCAGTTGCGGGTTACCTCATAGCCCAGTTTGGCATAGCCGCCGTATTGCTCGAAGCCCATGTCTTTGCGGTGGCCGTCGGTGCGGTTGTACGAGCCGCTGATGAGGCTCGAAAACTTGCCTTTCTTGATGCGGTTGGTCACCTCGCTTTGCAGCGTGTTGAACGAGCCGTATCCCAGGTTGACGTTGGTCTTCACCCCCTCCTCGTGCATGCGGCGGGTGACGATGTTGACGACGCCGCCCATGGCATTCGAGCCATAGAGCACCGAGGCCGGTCCGCGCAGCACCTCAACCCGTTCGGTCATAAGCGACTGGTAGGCATCGGAGATGGGGTGGCCGAAGATGCCGGCATATTGCGGGTGGCCGTCGATGAGTACCATCAGCCGGCCCGAGCCACCGCTCAATCCGCGCAGCGAGATGTTCCCGGCAGCGCCGCCCGATACGCCGTAGCCCATGATGCCTCGCGAGGTCACGAAGAGGCCGGGTACCTGCTGGGTGATTACCGGCAGCACCGAGGGTTGCATGCTCTGCTCGATTTCCTCACGGTCGATGACCGAGACGGTGAGGGGCAGATGCCGCACGTCGGTTTCGTTGCGGGTGCCGGTCACCACCACCTCGTTGATATGAATCGGGTCGGCGGGATTCCCGGCCAGAGCCAGGAGCGAGTTGTTGTCGGTGTTGTCGATTTGGGCCGATGTTATTCCGGCCATCATTGAAAACAGGAGTAAAAATCTGGTCCTCATGAGTGGATACAATTCTTCTTTGTGGTTATACAAATCGGTTGTTTCGGAGATCTCTCCTTTCGGTTGCCCCGCTGCATGCACTCACAGCATCACAGGGGAGGGGCCCGAAGGGTCTCTCTCTGTTTAGGTTTTCATTGTCGTTCTTGCGTGAACTGTGTCAGTAGCCAAACCGTTGGGCCGCCCGTTGCATCGACTCGATAATCTTCACCCCGAAGGGGCAGCGCGTTTCGCAGGCGCCGCAGGTGATGCACTCCGAGGCGTGATGTTCGAGCGCCTTGTAGTGTTCCCGCACGGTTTCGGGAATCTCCCCTTGTGCAACAGTCAGGTTGTAGAATTTGTTCACGGCGGCGATGTCGATTTTCGACGTGCAGGGTGCGCAGTGGCCGCAATACATGCAGTGACCCCGCCAGGAGAAGCGGTCGAGGTGGGTCATCACCGCGGTGTAGTCGCGCTCCTCGGGAGTAGCCCGGCACCAGGCTACGGCCGCTTCTATCTCGTCCTGCGTCTTGCAGCCCAGCATGACGGCAGCCACGGCGGGGCGGGTGAGGGCGTAGTCGATGGCCTGCACGGGGGTGAAGGCACAGCCGAAGGGTGAGTTCTCCCGGTCCAGCAGGTCGCCGCCGCCGAAGACCTTCATCACGTCGATGGCCACCCCTTCGCGTTCGCACAGGGCATAGAGCTGCTCGCGGGCCGGGTCGACATTGTGCAGGGCGCCGGCATAGCTTTGCTGGTCGAAGAGCACGTCGACATCTTCGTTGGGCGGGAGCAGGTCGTAGCAGGGGTTGATGGAGAAGAGCAGCACATCGATGAGCCCCGTCTTTACCGCCATACTGGCTACAATCGGGTTGTGGCTGCTCATGCCGATGTGTCTGATTTTCCCCTCGGCTTTCAGCCGTTGGGCTATCTCGATGATTTCGTGGTCGAAGACGGTGTGGAAATCCTTCTCGGCGTCGACATAGTGAATCATGCCCACGTCGACGTGGTCGGTGCGCAACGCTTTGAGCAGGGCGTCGAACGACTCGATGGTTTTCTTCGGGTCGCGGGTGCGCAGATACTGGTCGTTCTCCCAGACGGTGCAGAGGTGACCTTGTATGACGAAGCGGTCGCGGCGGCCTTCCAGTGCCTGCCCGATGTGGGCACGCAGGTCGGGGTTCGACGAGTAGATGTCGACGAAGTTAATACCCCGGTCGATGGCAAAGTCGAAATCGGCTTTTACCTCCTGGGCGCTCTTGTTGATGAACCCTTCACAGCCGAGGGCGATGGCACTTACCTGTATGCCGGTGTGGCCTAATGTGCGGTATTCCATATGTGGGTTTAAAATTCTTTACCTTGTTTCAAATCCTCGACAAAGCGGTCGATGCGGTGCAACTCCTTGGGAATGTTGATGCTTTGCGGACAGTGCGATACACACTGGTGACACCCGATGCAGTGGCTGGCCTGGCGCAACTTGGGTACGCTGCGGTCGTAGCCCACGAGGAAGGCCCGGCGAGCCTTGCGATAGTTCTCGTCCTGCGACGAGGCGGGTACGTTGCCCTCGTTGATACACTTGTTGTAGTGGACCAGAATGGCCGGTATGTCGATGCCGTAGGGGCAGGGCATGCAGTACTTGCAGTCGTTGCAGGGAATGGTGGGGTAGCGCAGCATCAGTTGGGCCGTCTCTTCGAGAAACGCCAGATCGTCGTCGGTGAGCGGGTGCAGGGGAGAGTAGGTGCGCAGGTTGTCCTGCAAGTGCTCCATGTAGGTCATGCCGCTCAGTACGGTGAGCACGTCGGGGAAGGAGCCGGCGAAGCGGAAGGCCCACGAAGCTACGCTCGCCTCGGGCGTGTGTTGTTTGAGCGTGGCGGCGATGTGGTCGGGCACATTCGACAGCCGGCCGCCCAGCAGGGGCTCCATGATGACGGCGGGAATATTGCGTTTTTTCAACTCGGCATAGAGGTACTCGGCATTGACGTTGTTGCCCGAGGCGTGCCGCCAGTCGACGTAGTTGAGCTGTATCTGCACGAAATCCCAGTGTACGGTCTCGTGCATGGCCAGCACCTCGTCAAAGACCGCCTGGGTGCCGTGGAACGAGAATCCCAGGTTGCGAATGCGGCCGGCCTTGCGCTCCTCAACGAGGAAGTCGAGTATGCCGTTGTCGATGTAGCGGGCCCGGAAGGTCTCGATACCGCCGTTGCCGATGGAGTGGAGCAGGTAGTAGTCGATGTAGTCGACTTGCAGGTTCTCGAACGATTTGCGGTACATGGTGATGGAGTTCTCGCGGGTGAAGTTCGAGAAGTTCGACAGCTTGGTCGCTACGAAATATTTGTCGCGCGGATAGCGTTTGAGGGCGATTCCGGTTGACTTCTCCGACCCGCCCTGCATGTAGACGGGGGAGGTGTCGAAGTAGTTCACGCCGTGGGCGATGGCATAGTCGACCAGTTCGTTGACCGCCTCCTGGTCGATGGTGCTGCGGGTGCCGTCGGGCGAGGGAATGTTGGGGAGCCGCATCATGCCGTAGCCGAGCAGCGACACCCGGTCCTGAGTCTTGGGGTTGGTGCGGTAGGTCATCTGGTCGGTGGGGACTTCGGTTGTGGCCGTATGGGCCGCCTCTTGCCGGTTCTTGCAGCCGGGCAGAACGGTGGCCGAGGCGAGGGCCGTGCCGCCCAACACTTTCAGGAAGTTGCGGCGGTTTATATTTTTATTCGATTTGTTTTCCATTGTTTCCGAGGTTTTGAAAGGTTAGATGATGCGGTGATTCTTGTGCCCTTCGACATAGATGGCGCTGAACGGCCGTGCCGGACACAGGTTTTCGCAGGTGCCGCAGCCGATGCAACGCTCCACGTTCACGACCGGAATCTTGGGTGAGTCGGCCACGTCGGGGTTCGAGGCGACCATCTGAATGGCGCTGGTGGGGCAGTGGCGGGCACAGTTGCCGCAATCCACCCCGTCGGTCAGGGGCACGCAGTTCTCCTTTACCCACACGGCATGACCTATCTGTATGCTCGATTTCTCGGCCACGGTGATGGGACGAATGGCGCCGGTGGGGCACACCTCGGAGCAGCGGGTGCACTCGGGGCGGCAATAGCCCCGCTCATACGACATCTCGGGTTGCATGAAGGTCATCAGGTTGCCCGAGGGGCGCAGCACCTGGTTGGGGCAACTCGATATGCACAGCTGGCAGGCCGTGCAGTGCTGGGCCAGATGCGAGGCACTCTGCGATCCCGGCGGGGTGATGGGGGTAGCCCGTTTGGGAACCTTCTTTTCTTCGATGGCGGCCAGTCCGCCGTCGACCTTCATCTCTTGAGCTTTCAGCAGGGCGCTGCCGGCCAATACACCGGTGAGCGTCAGGAACTCCCGGCGGGAGTTGTTGCCCGTCTGTTTTTCGGGAGCAGCCGGGTGTTCGGCCTTTTTAGCAGCCCGGGTGCGGGGCACGTAATGAATGGCATGTTGGGTGCATCGGCCTATGCAGTCCATGCACACCACGCAACGGCTGTAATCGATGGCGTGGTTCTTGGCATCGATGCACGAGGCTTTGCAGTTGCGGGCACACGTCTGGCAGCCGTTACAGCGGGTGGTGTCGATGGTGGGGCGGAAGAGCGAAAAGCGCGACAGTAGCCCCAGCGTGGTGCCTACCGGGCAGATGGTGTTGCAGTAGGTGCGTCCGTTGCGCCAGGCCAGCACGACGATAACCACCAGCGTGATGATGGCGACGATGAGCGAAGGGAGGCTTTTGAGCCACACCTCGGTCGAGTAGAAGGCGTAGCTGTCCATGCGCTCGGCCAGGAGAGCCAGCAGGTTGTTGCCCCACCGGTAGACCGGGGCAAAGAGGTTGGTGGCTATGCGGCCGTAGGCGCTGTATGGTGCGATGAGGGCGGCCCAGGAGGCAAACCCGGCGACCAGTGCGGCGATGAAGATGACCAGCATGCCGTAGCGCAGCCACGAGAGGGCGCGCGAGTAGCGGAACCGGTGTTTCTTGCGTTTGCCGGCTATCCACGAGACAATATCCTGGAACACGCCCAGCGGGCAGATAACCGAACAGTAGATACGCCCGAAGAGCAGGGTCAGTGCCACGAGCAGGACGATGACGCCCACGTTCAAGGCCAGTATGGCCGGCAGGAACTGTATCCGGGCCAGCCACCCGAACCACAGGTGCATTGTCCCCGTAAAGTCGAGGAACAACAGGGTGATGAGCGCAAAACAGATAGTAGCAGCGACTATTCTGATTTTTCGTAACATAGAAGTTTGTTTTTACAGTTAAATGATGTGTGTCGTGATGATTTCCCACAGATAAAAATCACCTACGAAAATACGCAAAGATTTTTTAATTTTGGGAATCGGTCTGCGAGAAAAGTCACTTTTTATAAATTTTTCTTACACTTTTCTCTTCCACGGGGCTATTCGTGCACATTTGTGCATAAGAAAGCTCTTCTTCCCGTCTTTGCGGCAGCGCACATCGTTTATCTTTTCGATAGCAAAGGTAGAGGGAAGACGTGAAATCGGGCGTAGACAAATTACGGATAGTTGTACCCCGTTTACCGATTGTCGGTTTGGAGGCAGGAGTTATACTTTTTTATCTGTCGGGCCGTTTTAAATTATAGATAAAAATTGAAATATGGAATCATCTGCAAGTGAAAGCCCTGCCTGGCTCGACTGG
It contains:
- a CDS encoding aldo/keto reductase — its product is MENKSNKNINRRNFLKVLGGTALASATVLPGCKNRQEAAHTATTEVPTDQMTYRTNPKTQDRVSLLGYGMMRLPNIPSPDGTRSTIDQEAVNELVDYAIAHGVNYFDTSPVYMQGGSEKSTGIALKRYPRDKYFVATKLSNFSNFTRENSITMYRKSFENLQVDYIDYYLLHSIGNGGIETFRARYIDNGILDFLVEERKAGRIRNLGFSFHGTQAVFDEVLAMHETVHWDFVQIQLNYVDWRHASGNNVNAEYLYAELKKRNIPAVIMEPLLGGRLSNVPDHIAATLKQHTPEASVASWAFRFAGSFPDVLTVLSGMTYMEHLQDNLRTYSPLHPLTDDDLAFLEETAQLMLRYPTIPCNDCKYCMPCPYGIDIPAILVHYNKCINEGNVPASSQDENYRKARRAFLVGYDRSVPKLRQASHCIGCHQCVSHCPQSINIPKELHRIDRFVEDLKQGKEF
- a CDS encoding DUF6562 domain-containing protein, which translates into the protein MAEGILACDRTIHEYPRSTDVVVLVELNADRTPPVYYKGLNYNEKGEYFEEELTPEPSRAYVPDERLCTRFVVELYRLPSASATVDKGLLYERREIVADRLAQPPQDTLAFHVPEGYYRVLAWGDYTPETQTGDWHYDTHRLNAVKENVDQTLQVNHHKNSAAGSCDFSVMSNRRGNEVSVGIVGNLASITPAGDPIVTVHMERPSGRFRLWATDLEEFSKKRALSVNDLQIKIVYKQYVSVGYNVETSTLNAFIESRDMDMTPVTVADDGSLLLAYDYVLTDDGREDHVLIDVFVYDENGDEVNHYQNIDVPLYRNRETVLRGPFLTQNVGSGDIGIDDGFDDEFVVVIPD
- a CDS encoding 4Fe-4S binding protein, producing MLRKIRIVAATICFALITLLFLDFTGTMHLWFGWLARIQFLPAILALNVGVIVLLVALTLLFGRIYCSVICPLGVFQDIVSWIAGKRKKHRFRYSRALSWLRYGMLVIFIAALVAGFASWAALIAPYSAYGRIATNLFAPVYRWGNNLLALLAERMDSYAFYSTEVWLKSLPSLIVAIITLVVIVVLAWRNGRTYCNTICPVGTTLGLLSRFSLFRPTIDTTRCNGCQTCARNCKASCIDAKNHAIDYSRCVVCMDCIGRCTQHAIHYVPRTRAAKKAEHPAAPEKQTGNNSRREFLTLTGVLAGSALLKAQEMKVDGGLAAIEEKKVPKRATPITPPGSQSASHLAQHCTACQLCISSCPNQVLRPSGNLMTFMQPEMSYERGYCRPECTRCSEVCPTGAIRPITVAEKSSIQIGHAVWVKENCVPLTDGVDCGNCARHCPTSAIQMVASNPDVADSPKIPVVNVERCIGCGTCENLCPARPFSAIYVEGHKNHRII
- a CDS encoding DUF3575 domain-containing protein, with product MDSVYYSHNTSIIPVVFRVNKYDLQPNSQLDTIVQELRSLQSDTTVRIARVWIGGSASPEGPLDWNYRLGEYRSQALARYLSQQVGFRQEQMEVVNLGEDWYSFELALKHGAQIPYREEVLAILQREPDAAQRKQQIIALDGGHTWHRIIHDLFPPFRNARLAIVCHEQPRVISAAPARLSLYRCAKPEFRSMLFSTLLRRDEEKRPWHLAVKSNLLVLAATVANAGVEVELWSHGTLDIPVFYSPYDLTPTRKLRVLATQPELRWWPGSVMQGHFVGLHTHVVGFNVALNDKGRYQDPNHALWGMGVSYGYALSWGKSKQWGVEFTLGVGFAEYDYDVYRNRPDGPLFKSGSDWYWGITRAGISLSYKWAFPRKR
- a CDS encoding DUF6562 domain-containing protein, with product MNKSCYLIGIALLGLATGCSEMTEEPGLNPHGDVISLRFEVPEVMQVTRSMPGTNSAYGGLTNVDWSKYDLRYQVAVYTEDGSTQLVAPQVQTVDTYGPVAFEFRLTPNNTYKFVAWADYVRQGETADLHYNTADFTRIAIQDAPEAQLNDESRDAYFFSKNIAVSQTFGETMTLKRPFAKLRVVTTDWGAEGMSMPDNFKVAYHDCTRFAELNAVTGEAAGSADADVATVYTAALAQDEAGDKLYEGGYDATAGNRTLLVDYLIAGDAQQAIHFNVEMLKGDAPIVEKDFTTNIPIQRNYLTTVLGNLLTVGGSVTIDIDEGFVNGWTDGQEWWSASPVTPVEPACDEIRNASGQAVRTYHIYTREEFAWLPDHIYDMVTESYTDDQGAEQRKAAVTTILIENDIDMSGVDWKPIYTTGENTYTVDGQGHVLRNFSMNGQFGAVYEYKLGPFVLGTYHAYTGVWGKFEGVMKNLTFENITINGLANSEVDVDTEGNPVDHSQEYAYFAGCIGYTGANYSTVVNIENVQARHVRIRASDGLQTQNVGGLIGWIGVGGGNTWLKDCSVDDIMITGYQAGGLVGQVVGGRGVAFTRCSAENVTLRMRGFASTGISGFIGQFNDGAGSKIEQCTYPTNVRYLDDETGLPDESYKPDSPYYGYCSYGKDTPTIVE
- a CDS encoding TonB-dependent receptor — protein: MRTRFLLLFSMMAGITSAQIDNTDNNSLLALAGNPADPIHINEVVVTGTRNETDVRHLPLTVSVIDREEIEQSMQPSVLPVITQQVPGLFVTSRGIMGYGVSGGAAGNISLRGLSGGSGRLMVLIDGHPQYAGIFGHPISDAYQSLMTERVEVLRGPASVLYGSNAMGGVVNIVTRRMHEEGVKTNVNLGYGSFNTLQSEVTNRIKKGKFSSLISGSYNRTDGHRKDMGFEQYGGYAKLGYEVTRNWNLRGDVNVTHFNASYPGPVSAPLLEGDQRITRGMTSFAVGNKYEKTSGAASFFYNWGNHWINDGYTPSLGEDPQESRFLSFDNMLGLSLYQSTRFFPGNRITFGFDWFRYGGHAWNKFVSGDKAGTTSDLVDKHEDELAGYVDFRQNIQQWLTLDAGVRIDHHSRIGTEWVPQAGLSFHLPRTIELKASAAKGFRYPILREMYMFPPQNPNLKPESMWSYELAFAQHLLDNRIAYGINLFYIDGKNLIVTLPNPNGTGMLNQNTGKIDNCGVEAEVSYRIDPHWSVEANYSYLHMENPVVGAPEHKLYAGAQYTHKRWTVSTGVQYIDNLYTAVGSNSQTEEFVLWNLNASFRVNRWLGLWARGENLLAQRYEINAGYPMPKATVMAGVNLNF
- a CDS encoding aldo/keto reductase, with the protein product MEYRTLGHTGIQVSAIALGCEGFINKSAQEVKADFDFAIDRGINFVDIYSSNPDLRAHIGQALEGRRDRFVIQGHLCTVWENDQYLRTRDPKKTIESFDALLKALRTDHVDVGMIHYVDAEKDFHTVFDHEIIEIAQRLKAEGKIRHIGMSSHNPIVASMAVKTGLIDVLLFSINPCYDLLPPNEDVDVLFDQQSYAGALHNVDPAREQLYALCEREGVAIDVMKVFGGGDLLDRENSPFGCAFTPVQAIDYALTRPAVAAVMLGCKTQDEIEAAVAWCRATPEERDYTAVMTHLDRFSWRGHCMYCGHCAPCTSKIDIAAVNKFYNLTVAQGEIPETVREHYKALEHHASECITCGACETRCPFGVKIIESMQRAAQRFGY